In the genome of Microbacterium endophyticum, one region contains:
- a CDS encoding LLM class flavin-dependent oxidoreductase, with protein MTTSAALALSVLDLVPVRSGQSSAQAIGASLGVAEAADRLGYRRYWFAEHHNMPAVASTTPPVLIAAAAARTSHIRVGSGGVMLPNHSPLIVAEQFAALEAIAPGRIDLGIGRAPGSDPVITQLLRQSGTTSDVDKFPQHVRDISSLVSAQGATVQFSSGGTYSVHATPAATSTPDVWLLGSSTYSAQLAASLGLPYVFANHFSGEGVEQALDLYRAQYQPSEDHPEPRTFLTANAVAAETREEAELRALSQIRMMARLRGNRPLVPLETVEQSVAAESDDHLGEPMRGWARTRWFVGTGDDVASRLTAFAAKYGVEEVMISPVAAARDAESMDSSDARVETLELISAALAA; from the coding sequence ATGACCACCTCAGCTGCTCTTGCCCTCTCCGTTCTCGATCTGGTTCCGGTTCGTTCGGGCCAATCGAGCGCGCAGGCGATCGGAGCGTCACTGGGTGTTGCCGAGGCTGCTGACCGCCTCGGTTACCGTCGCTACTGGTTCGCCGAGCACCACAACATGCCAGCGGTCGCCTCGACGACTCCGCCGGTACTCATCGCGGCCGCCGCGGCACGAACGTCGCACATCCGCGTCGGGTCGGGCGGTGTGATGCTCCCCAACCACTCCCCGTTGATCGTTGCCGAACAGTTCGCAGCCCTCGAAGCGATCGCGCCGGGTCGTATCGATCTCGGTATCGGACGGGCGCCCGGTAGCGACCCCGTCATCACACAACTTCTTCGCCAGTCGGGGACCACGAGTGACGTCGATAAGTTTCCTCAGCACGTTCGAGACATCTCGAGCCTCGTGAGCGCTCAGGGCGCCACGGTTCAGTTTTCCTCCGGCGGCACCTACTCAGTGCATGCCACTCCCGCAGCGACCAGCACCCCCGACGTCTGGCTACTCGGGTCAAGCACGTACTCCGCGCAGCTCGCGGCATCTCTCGGCCTACCGTATGTTTTCGCGAATCACTTCTCCGGCGAGGGCGTCGAGCAGGCGCTCGACCTTTACCGCGCGCAGTATCAGCCAAGTGAAGATCACCCCGAACCCCGAACCTTTCTCACGGCCAATGCCGTCGCCGCAGAGACCCGTGAAGAAGCCGAATTGCGCGCCCTGTCGCAGATTCGCATGATGGCTCGGCTACGTGGCAACCGCCCACTCGTGCCCCTTGAAACAGTCGAACAGTCCGTCGCCGCTGAATCCGACGATCACCTCGGTGAGCCGATGCGAGGTTGGGCCCGCACTCGCTGGTTCGTGGGAACCGGTGACGACGTGGCATCCCGTCTCACGGCATTCGCGGCGAAATACGGCGTCGAAGAGGTCATGATCTCACCCGTGGCGGCAGCGCGCGATGCTGAGTCGATGGATTCTTCAGACGCGCGAGTCGAAACGCTCGAACTGATCTCGGCGGCGCTTGCCGCCTAG
- the pheA gene encoding prephenate dehydratase, which translates to MTTVSPDVSPTRRIYSFLGPAGTFTEAALAQVPEARGQVWKPVNNVGEALSDVVDGRSDAAMIAIENSVDGGVSTAQDALATMPGLRIVGEYLVPVDFVLVAKPGTALADVKLVAAHPVAYAQCLRWLSREMPEHAHLPAASNVASAMGIIDGTSDADAAIAPPGILEHHDLELLAEHIGDNVNAVTRFVLVARTVAPPTPTGADKTSLIVELPTEYSGALMEMLEQFATRGINLSLLASRPIGDALGRYRFVVDADGHIADERMADALLGLRRFSPQVIFLGSYPRADRAIIRYSDRYSDEVFVEARDWLRGLLSGEPES; encoded by the coding sequence GTGACCACCGTCTCTCCCGATGTTTCGCCCACGCGCCGTATCTACAGCTTCTTAGGTCCTGCCGGTACTTTTACCGAGGCGGCGCTGGCGCAGGTTCCCGAGGCACGCGGGCAGGTCTGGAAGCCCGTCAACAACGTCGGAGAAGCGCTCTCGGACGTTGTCGATGGCCGGTCGGATGCTGCCATGATCGCTATCGAGAACTCCGTCGACGGCGGCGTGTCAACCGCCCAGGATGCCCTGGCCACAATGCCGGGCCTGCGAATCGTGGGCGAATACCTGGTGCCGGTGGATTTCGTGCTCGTCGCGAAGCCCGGCACAGCACTCGCTGACGTCAAACTGGTCGCGGCTCACCCCGTGGCTTACGCGCAGTGCCTGCGGTGGCTTTCTCGTGAGATGCCCGAGCACGCTCATCTTCCGGCGGCAAGCAATGTGGCGAGCGCGATGGGAATCATCGACGGTACGAGTGATGCAGACGCGGCTATCGCGCCCCCCGGAATTCTTGAGCACCACGACCTCGAGCTGCTCGCCGAGCACATCGGTGACAACGTCAACGCCGTCACACGCTTCGTGCTCGTAGCGCGAACCGTTGCGCCGCCGACCCCGACCGGTGCCGACAAGACGTCGCTCATCGTTGAACTGCCGACCGAGTACTCCGGCGCTCTCATGGAGATGCTCGAACAGTTCGCAACGCGCGGTATCAACCTCAGCCTGCTCGCGTCTCGCCCTATCGGTGATGCGCTCGGCCGCTACCGGTTCGTGGTCGATGCTGACGGACACATTGCCGACGAACGTATGGCTGATGCACTCCTCGGGCTTCGCCGCTTCAGCCCGCAGGTCATCTTCCTCGGTTCTTACCCGCGCGCCGATCGCGCCATCATCCGATACTCGGATCGCTACTCCGATGAAGTGTTCGTCGAAGCGCGTGACTGGTTGCGCGGACTGCTTTCGGGCGAGCCTGAAAGCTGA
- a CDS encoding chitobiase/beta-hexosaminidase C-terminal domain-containing protein: MRITSARRCAAPAALATLALVGAATVAVAPVAQAAAPALADQSLNFAVVAGDSPELPSEVAVSTSGGDTAQAAVSWDLDGMTFSQPFKSYTIYGDVAGVDEPVTATVDTLANDTLYFIDSAASSSPAFDGAKSLLGDALRNDAPDQLKTGDTDWGYSGEDGSRTDAGPKGVNGHFGYNGAGNSITYSLDLPDAGDYTLALGLYEWWSASDRQIDVTVIDSLNEQHAVVQSAAGDISPSHREAAVSGSFELSEAAAGAVSVRISNVGWQGASVTWLAAARGDQELDLSQTAVVAPTVSPSAAVIYGSAQTVSIDADDDAVAFYTTDGTEPTRTNGIRYSEPFVLDASATIRAISVKDGVTSPVTTAEYTIDPVEGAYESVPVGQPWFDTDGNSIQAHGGGFLEHDGAYYWVGEDKAHNGASFNGTNLYRSEDLLNWEFVKQILVPEASGLDCNVRGAASCKVERPKLLFNETTDTFVLWGHWETADSYAASEVVVATSSTIDGDYEVKYHGRPGVGEVWDLEQQHAIEATIGEGQYADFATAEAAYRAAGNAPLGHQSRDLTVYVDNDGDGWLISAEAHEQLRVYPLSGDYEHADYENSYPLFSGESREATAITQVDGTYYLITSGQSGWYANQLKYATTSDLSNPDGWSDNHNLGNNTTFKSQPASVVSLPRSDGGTSLVYMGDRWVASALATSTYVWLPLDLDPVQKALGLEYTDEWSLDVTTGQIEQTPSELLSQGKPASADPVGSLSTGYSTPNGNGETPGSPAAAANDGIDDTTSPYDNSHYFFPGSTSTYSWQVDLESEYDVSRADISWRSHNGSESYSGYVISGSADGENWTTIADRTSNRQVGFTSDALEGSYRFVRVDVNRVINDHNGNEAAWAAGIVEVQIYGDAGEAPEPTPTPTVTPQPTVTPQPTASPTPAVPGVGGGLDPTAPPLPATSPDATGSVSVERIAPGMQIDVNATGFRPGERVDVWLYSTPVLLASVIADSSGAVATRVTIPGDAAQGDHHIVLIGAESNVTVSIPVQIVSVSELAVTGSTAAAPRFIALLAIIVLAAGVGLWLSSRRRVLR; the protein is encoded by the coding sequence ATGAGAATCACATCTGCTCGACGCTGTGCAGCACCCGCAGCCCTGGCGACGCTCGCACTCGTCGGGGCGGCGACCGTGGCAGTGGCTCCAGTAGCTCAGGCAGCAGCGCCCGCACTGGCGGATCAATCACTGAACTTCGCTGTCGTCGCAGGCGACTCACCAGAGTTGCCCAGCGAAGTCGCCGTCTCGACCTCGGGCGGAGACACCGCGCAGGCAGCGGTTTCGTGGGATCTCGACGGAATGACGTTTTCGCAGCCGTTCAAGTCGTACACGATTTATGGCGATGTTGCCGGAGTTGATGAACCTGTCACCGCGACCGTGGACACACTCGCGAACGACACGCTCTACTTCATTGACTCCGCCGCGAGCTCGTCTCCGGCCTTCGATGGGGCCAAGAGCCTCCTGGGAGATGCTCTTCGCAACGATGCCCCCGATCAGCTGAAGACAGGCGACACCGATTGGGGATACTCCGGCGAAGACGGCTCACGTACCGACGCGGGGCCCAAAGGTGTGAACGGGCATTTCGGCTACAACGGTGCCGGCAACTCGATCACCTACAGCCTTGATTTACCCGATGCCGGTGATTACACGCTTGCGCTCGGTTTGTATGAGTGGTGGAGCGCGAGCGATCGGCAAATCGACGTGACTGTGATCGACTCACTCAACGAGCAGCATGCCGTCGTTCAAAGCGCCGCGGGGGATATTTCGCCGTCACATCGCGAGGCCGCGGTTTCTGGGAGCTTCGAGCTTTCCGAGGCGGCCGCGGGTGCTGTCTCTGTCCGCATTTCGAACGTCGGCTGGCAGGGAGCTTCAGTTACCTGGCTTGCGGCAGCGCGGGGGGATCAGGAGCTTGATCTCTCACAGACAGCGGTCGTGGCCCCCACGGTATCTCCGAGTGCCGCTGTCATTTACGGGTCTGCACAAACGGTGTCGATAGATGCCGACGATGATGCTGTGGCTTTTTATACAACCGACGGCACTGAACCGACGCGCACGAACGGCATTCGCTATTCCGAGCCGTTTGTCCTCGACGCTTCAGCGACGATCCGAGCCATCTCCGTGAAAGATGGGGTGACGAGCCCCGTGACGACAGCTGAGTACACGATCGATCCTGTTGAGGGTGCGTACGAGAGCGTGCCAGTTGGTCAACCATGGTTCGACACTGACGGCAACTCCATTCAGGCGCACGGGGGAGGATTCCTGGAACACGACGGGGCCTACTACTGGGTGGGCGAAGACAAAGCCCACAACGGGGCGAGCTTCAATGGAACGAATCTTTACCGATCGGAGGATTTGCTCAATTGGGAGTTCGTTAAGCAGATACTGGTTCCGGAGGCATCCGGTCTCGATTGCAATGTGCGGGGAGCCGCATCGTGCAAGGTCGAGCGCCCCAAGCTGCTCTTTAACGAAACAACCGACACGTTCGTGCTGTGGGGTCATTGGGAAACTGCCGATTCATATGCCGCGTCCGAAGTGGTTGTGGCCACGAGTTCGACTATCGATGGCGACTACGAAGTGAAGTATCACGGTCGCCCGGGGGTCGGGGAGGTGTGGGACCTCGAGCAACAGCACGCGATCGAGGCAACGATCGGAGAAGGTCAGTACGCCGACTTCGCTACGGCCGAAGCTGCATACCGCGCTGCCGGAAACGCCCCACTCGGTCACCAATCTCGAGACCTCACCGTCTACGTCGACAATGACGGTGACGGATGGCTGATTTCAGCCGAAGCTCACGAGCAGCTGCGGGTATACCCGCTGTCGGGCGACTATGAGCACGCCGACTACGAGAACTCTTACCCGTTGTTCTCGGGAGAAAGTCGAGAGGCTACCGCCATCACTCAGGTGGATGGCACGTACTACTTGATCACGTCGGGGCAGTCGGGCTGGTACGCAAACCAGCTCAAGTACGCGACGACGTCCGACCTGTCGAATCCCGATGGTTGGTCAGACAATCACAATCTTGGTAACAACACGACCTTCAAGAGCCAACCGGCATCTGTGGTCTCTTTGCCTCGAAGCGACGGCGGCACATCCCTGGTCTACATGGGGGATCGCTGGGTGGCGAGCGCGCTCGCGACATCGACCTACGTGTGGTTGCCGCTGGATCTCGACCCCGTACAGAAGGCGCTGGGCCTTGAATACACCGATGAATGGTCGCTAGATGTGACGACAGGGCAGATCGAGCAGACGCCGTCTGAGCTGCTGTCGCAGGGTAAACCAGCATCGGCTGACCCCGTGGGTTCGCTTTCCACGGGCTATTCGACCCCTAACGGGAACGGTGAGACGCCGGGCTCTCCGGCGGCGGCTGCGAACGACGGTATCGACGACACGACGAGTCCGTACGACAACAGCCACTATTTCTTTCCGGGGTCGACCTCGACCTACTCATGGCAGGTGGATCTCGAGAGCGAATATGACGTGAGTCGCGCCGACATCAGCTGGCGCAGCCACAACGGCTCGGAAAGCTACAGCGGATACGTGATTTCGGGCAGTGCCGACGGCGAGAACTGGACGACCATCGCCGATCGCACGTCGAACCGTCAGGTCGGTTTCACCAGCGACGCGCTAGAAGGCTCGTACCGGTTTGTGCGAGTGGATGTGAACCGAGTGATCAACGACCACAACGGAAACGAAGCCGCCTGGGCCGCCGGCATCGTGGAAGTTCAGATCTACGGTGATGCGGGAGAGGCTCCTGAACCAACGCCAACGCCAACCGTTACGCCGCAGCCGACCGTTACGCCGCAGCCGACCGCGAGTCCGACCCCCGCTGTGCCTGGGGTCGGTGGTGGTCTAGATCCAACAGCTCCGCCCCTTCCCGCAACGAGCCCAGACGCAACCGGCTCTGTATCGGTTGAGCGAATCGCCCCGGGCATGCAGATCGACGTGAATGCAACCGGGTTCCGTCCCGGTGAGCGAGTCGACGTGTGGCTGTACTCGACACCCGTACTCCTGGCATCCGTCATCGCGGATTCCTCTGGCGCCGTTGCGACGCGCGTCACGATCCCGGGCGACGCTGCACAAGGCGACCACCACATCGTCCTGATCGGTGCCGAGTCGAACGTGACAGTGTCGATACCGGTGCAGATCGTATCGGTCAGCGAGCTGGCCGTTACCGGGAGCACGGCGGCGGCGCCTCGCTTCATCGCGCTGTTGGCGATCATCGTTTTGGCCGCCGGTGTTGGGCTCTGGCTCAGCTCACGTCGCCGAGTGCTTCGGTGA
- the pgm gene encoding phosphoglucomutase (alpha-D-glucose-1,6-bisphosphate-dependent): MSRAGQLAEASDLIDIDELIAAYYDLKPDVAIAAQRVAFGTSGHRGSSLSTSFNEDHILATTQAIVDYRTAAGIAGPLFLGRDTHGLSLPAERSAVEVLVANGIDVRVDSRDSWVPTPALSHAILTYNKDREAADPGRADGIVVTPSHNPPRDGGFKYNPPHGGPADTDATSWIADRANELIASGLEGVKRTRFADLDADALGSYDFRGVYVADLENIIDIEAIKKAGVRIGADPLGGASVEYWALIAEVYGIDLTVVNPDVDPTWRFMTLDWDEKIRMDPSSPSAMASLVARRDEYDILTGNDADADRHGIVTPDAGLMNPNHFLAVAIDYLFSHRENWPADAAIGKTLVSSMIIDRVADSLGKTLLEVPVGFKWFVPGLLDGSVAFGGEESAGASFLRFDGSVWTTDKDGILLCLLAAEILAVTKKTPSARYAELEAEFGASVYQRVDAPASPAQKAALAKLSPDAVTATELAGEEIIAKLSHAPGNGAAIGGLKVQTAHAWFAARPSGTEDVYKLYAESLRGEEHLREVQEEARSVVTEALGDVS, translated from the coding sequence ATGAGCCGCGCGGGACAGCTAGCTGAAGCATCCGACCTAATCGACATTGATGAACTCATTGCCGCCTACTACGACTTGAAACCCGACGTCGCGATTGCGGCGCAACGTGTGGCATTCGGCACAAGCGGGCACCGCGGGTCGAGTCTCTCGACGAGTTTCAATGAAGACCACATACTCGCAACGACGCAGGCAATCGTTGACTACCGCACCGCAGCAGGAATTGCCGGCCCGCTCTTTTTAGGGCGTGACACCCACGGCCTGTCGCTCCCTGCCGAGCGAAGCGCAGTCGAGGTGCTCGTTGCCAACGGAATCGACGTGCGCGTCGACTCACGCGATTCGTGGGTGCCGACGCCCGCGCTGAGCCACGCCATCTTGACGTACAACAAGGATCGCGAAGCCGCAGACCCCGGTCGCGCTGACGGCATCGTCGTGACACCGTCACATAACCCGCCGCGCGATGGTGGGTTCAAGTACAACCCGCCGCACGGTGGACCGGCAGACACCGATGCAACGTCGTGGATCGCTGACCGTGCCAACGAGCTCATCGCGTCGGGACTCGAGGGTGTCAAGCGCACCCGCTTCGCCGACCTCGACGCCGACGCACTCGGTAGCTACGACTTCCGCGGCGTCTACGTCGCAGACCTCGAGAACATCATCGACATCGAGGCAATCAAGAAGGCCGGCGTGCGCATCGGAGCCGACCCTCTGGGCGGCGCATCCGTCGAGTACTGGGCACTCATCGCCGAGGTGTACGGCATCGACCTCACTGTTGTGAACCCTGATGTCGACCCGACGTGGCGTTTCATGACGCTCGACTGGGACGAGAAGATCCGCATGGACCCCTCGTCGCCGTCAGCGATGGCTTCGCTCGTTGCTCGCCGTGATGAGTACGACATCCTCACGGGGAACGACGCTGATGCCGACCGCCATGGCATCGTCACTCCCGACGCCGGGCTGATGAACCCCAACCACTTCTTGGCTGTTGCGATCGACTACCTCTTCAGCCACCGCGAGAACTGGCCAGCGGATGCCGCGATCGGCAAGACGCTCGTCTCGTCGATGATCATCGATCGCGTGGCCGATTCACTCGGAAAAACACTGCTCGAAGTGCCCGTTGGCTTCAAGTGGTTCGTGCCAGGTCTCCTCGACGGCTCCGTCGCGTTCGGCGGCGAAGAGTCCGCTGGAGCCTCGTTCCTCCGATTTGACGGCTCGGTCTGGACGACAGACAAAGACGGCATCCTGCTATGCCTGCTCGCCGCTGAGATTCTGGCCGTGACCAAGAAGACGCCTTCGGCTCGGTATGCCGAGCTAGAGGCCGAGTTTGGGGCATCCGTCTATCAGCGCGTTGATGCTCCCGCTTCGCCCGCGCAAAAGGCGGCGCTTGCAAAGCTCTCCCCCGACGCCGTGACAGCGACTGAGCTTGCGGGCGAAGAAATCATCGCAAAGCTGTCGCACGCACCCGGAAATGGTGCTGCCATCGGCGGCCTGAAAGTACAGACGGCGCACGCATGGTTCGCCGCCCGTCCCTCCGGCACCGAAGACGTCTACAAGCTCTACGCCGAGTCGCTTCGCGGTGAAGAGCACCTGCGCGAAGTGCAAGAAGAAGCCCGCTCTGTTGTCACCGAAGCACTCGGCGACGTGAGCTGA
- a CDS encoding cryptochrome/photolyase family protein: protein MTTPSIVLFRDDLRLADNPALRAAVDRGAPVIALYVFDDESAGIRPLGGAAKWWLHHSLSSLDERLRERGVQLVFRRGAAARIVQEVVTDAGAGAVFWNRRYGGPERAIDTELKTVLRADGVSAESFAGSLLFEPWTVRTGSDRPYSVFTPFWKACQQLPAPRAPLPEPTEISGLQRQLASDDLSDWGLLPKHPDWAGGLRDAWQPGEPAARARMQEFLHADIADYDRTRDEPAAGNTSLLSASLRWGEASPYTVWHETLASGADAGRFLSEIGWREFAWHTLFHFPELATKNWRASFDAFPWPDVDENQLAAWQQGRTGIRLVDAGMRELWHTGTMHNRVRMVVASFLTKNLLIDWHRGEEWFWDTLVDADSASNPFNWQWVAGSGADASPYFRIFNPETQEKKFDPHSAYVRSWVPEVDEASYPDPIVDLAATRRRALDAYEAVKRAR from the coding sequence ATGACGACTCCCTCGATCGTGTTGTTCCGCGACGATTTGCGCCTGGCCGATAACCCCGCATTACGGGCAGCAGTAGATCGCGGGGCGCCGGTCATCGCGCTCTACGTGTTCGACGACGAGTCCGCCGGTATCCGCCCCCTCGGGGGCGCAGCAAAATGGTGGCTGCACCACAGCCTCTCGTCACTCGACGAGCGCCTCCGAGAGCGCGGCGTGCAACTTGTGTTCCGGCGCGGGGCCGCTGCCCGCATCGTGCAGGAGGTCGTGACGGATGCTGGCGCGGGCGCTGTCTTCTGGAACCGCCGCTACGGCGGGCCCGAGCGAGCGATCGACACGGAACTGAAGACGGTGCTTCGCGCAGACGGCGTGAGCGCCGAGTCGTTCGCCGGCTCGCTACTTTTCGAACCGTGGACGGTCCGCACCGGAAGCGACCGTCCGTACTCGGTTTTTACACCGTTTTGGAAGGCATGCCAGCAACTCCCCGCACCTCGCGCGCCGCTCCCCGAGCCGACTGAAATCTCTGGCCTCCAGCGACAGCTCGCCTCTGATGATCTGTCCGACTGGGGCCTCTTGCCGAAGCATCCTGATTGGGCGGGCGGACTGCGGGATGCGTGGCAGCCGGGCGAACCCGCCGCGCGTGCACGTATGCAGGAATTTCTGCACGCCGACATCGCCGACTACGACCGAACTCGTGATGAACCCGCGGCCGGCAACACCTCGCTACTTTCGGCCAGCCTGCGTTGGGGCGAAGCGAGCCCCTACACGGTGTGGCACGAGACGCTCGCATCGGGCGCCGACGCCGGGAGGTTTCTCTCCGAAATCGGGTGGCGCGAATTTGCGTGGCACACTCTGTTCCACTTTCCGGAGCTGGCGACGAAGAACTGGCGCGCCTCATTCGATGCGTTCCCCTGGCCCGATGTCGACGAAAACCAGTTGGCGGCGTGGCAGCAGGGGCGCACCGGCATCCGTTTGGTCGATGCCGGTATGAGAGAGCTCTGGCACACCGGCACGATGCACAACCGGGTTCGCATGGTTGTCGCATCGTTTCTCACCAAGAACCTCTTGATCGACTGGCACCGCGGCGAAGAATGGTTTTGGGACACTCTCGTCGACGCCGACTCTGCGAGTAACCCCTTCAACTGGCAGTGGGTCGCCGGCTCCGGTGCGGATGCCTCCCCCTACTTCCGCATCTTCAATCCTGAAACGCAGGAAAAGAAGTTTGACCCGCACTCGGCCTACGTCCGCTCGTGGGTGCCGGAAGTCGACGAGGCGAGCTACCCCGACCCCATCGTGGATCTCGCCGCAACCCGGCGGCGAGCGCTCGATGCCTATGAGGCCGTGAAGCGAGCGCGCTGA